Proteins found in one Muntiacus reevesi chromosome 2, mMunRee1.1, whole genome shotgun sequence genomic segment:
- the ADGRG1 gene encoding adhesion G-protein coupled receptor G1, with translation MSRVPWGRKMTAQVLLQMPLFLLGLLLLPGVRGGGPREDFRFCGQRNQTHNSSLHYKQASQLHISIRNSEEALIIHAPFPGVHLASWPFPQPRGLYHFCLYWNRHAGKLHLRYGKKDFVLSDQAPDLLCFRHQEETLARGPPLFATSVSSWWSPQNTSLPSAASFIFSFHNPPHKASHNASVNICELKRDLQRLSQFLKHPGKTSRRPPFTPMGQQLQSLESKLASVNFTGDTVSFEEERVNATVWKLQSDFNPRDLHIHSRREEEQSEILEYSVLLPGVLFQKSKGKRQEAEKRLLLVDFSSQALFQDKNSSQVLGEKVLGIVVQNTKVANLSKPVVLTFQHQPQPKNVTLQCVFWVEDLTSSSPGSWSDAGCETIRKETQTSCRCNHLTYFAVLMVASVEVDAVHKHYLTLLSYVGCVISALACVLTMAAYLCSRRKSRDYTIKVHMNLLLAIFLLDVSFLLSEPVALSGSEAACRASAIFLHFSLLACLSWMGLEGYNLYRLVVEVFGTYVPGYLLKLSIVGWGFPVFLVMLVALVDVNNYGHIILAVHKTPESVIYPSMCWIRDSVISHVTNLGLFSLVFLFNTAMLGTMVVQILRLRPHAQKWPHVLTLLGLSLVLGLPWAMVFFSFASGTFKLVVLYFFSIITSFQGFLIFLWYWSMRLQARGGPSPLKSNSDSARLPISSGSTSSSRI, from the exons ATGTCTCGGGTGCCTTGGGGGAGGAAGATGACTGCCCAAGTGCTGCTGCAGATGCCGCTGTTCCTGCTgggtctcctcctccttccag GTGTCCGCGGCGGGGGCCCCCGGGAAGACTTCCGCTTCTGCGGCCAGCGGAACCAGACACATAACAGCAGCCTCCATTATAAGCAGGCGTCCCAGCTCCACATCTCCATCAGGAACTCTGAGGAGGCCCTCATCATCCATGCCCCCTTCCCTGGAGTCCACCTGGCTTCTTGGCCATTCCCTCAGCCCAGGGGCCTCTACCACTTCTGCCTCTACTGGAACCGCCACGCGGGGAAATTGCATCTTCGCTATGGCAAGAAAGACTTCGTGTTGAGTGACCAAGCCCCTGACCTCCTGTGTTTCCGGCATCAGGAGGAGACCCTGGCCCGGGGGCCCCCGCTGTTTGCCACCTCTGTCAGCTCCTGGTGGAGCCCCCAGAACACGAGTCTGCCCAGCGCGGCCAGCTTCATCTTCTCCTTCCACA ATCCCCCTCACAAGGCCTCCCACAATGCCTCGGTGAACATATGTGAGCTGAAAAGGGACCTCCAGCGGCTCAGCCAGTTTCTGAAGCATCCCGGGAAGACCTCAAGGAGGCCCCCCTTCACCCCCATGGGCCA gcagctgcagagcctGGAGTCGAAGCTGGCCTCTGTGAACTTCACAGGGGACACTGTGTCCTTCGAGGAGGAGCGGGTCAATGCCACAGTGTGGAAGCTCCAGTCTGACTTCAATCCACGGGACCTGCACATCCACTCCCGGCGGGAG GAGGAGCAGAGCGAGATCCTGGAGTACTCGGTGCTGCTGCCCGGCGTGCTCTTCCAGAAGAGCAAGGGCAAGAGGCAGGAAGCTGAGAAGAGACTCCTGTTGGTGGACTTCAGCAGCCAAGCTCTGTTCCAG GACAAGAATTCCAGCCAGGTCTTGGGAGAGAAGGTCTTGGGTATTGTTGTGCAGAACACCAAAGTAGCCAACCTCTCAAAGCCCGTGGTGCTCACCTTCCAGCACCAGCCACAGCCG AAGAACGTGACTCTGCAATGTGTATTCTGGGTTGAAGACCTGACAT CGAGCAGTCCGGGGAGCTGGAGCGATGCGGGGTGTGAGACCATCaggaaagagacacagacatcCTGCCGCTGCAACCACCTGACCTACTTTGCAGTTCTGATG GTCGCCTCCGTGGAGGTGGACGCCGTCCACAAGCACTATCTGACCCTCCTCTCCTACGTGGGCTGCGTCATCTCCGCCCTGGCCTGCGTCCTCACCATGGCTGCCTACCTCTGCTCCAG GAGGAAATCTAGGGATTACACCATCAAGGTACACATGAACCTGCTGCTGGCCATCTTCCTGCTGGACGTGAGCTTCCTGCTCAGTGAGCCGGTGGCCTTGTCAGGCTCTGAAGCTGCCTGCCGTGCCAGCGCCATCTTCCTGCACTTCTCTCTGCTCGCCTGCCTCTCCTGGATGGGCCTCGAGGGTTACAACCTCTACCGACTTGTGGTCGAGGTCTTCGGCACCTATGTCCCAGGCTACCTGCTCAAGCTGAGCATTGTGGGCTGGG GCTTCCCCGTTTTCCTGGTGATGCTGGTGGCCCTGGTGGACGTGAACAACTACGGCCACATCATCCTGGCTGTGCACAAGACCCCTGAGAGTGTCATCTACCCTTCCAT GTGCTGGATCCGGGACTCCGTGATCAGCCATGTCACCAACCTGGGCCTGTTCAGCCTGGTGTTTCTGTTCAACACGGCCATGCTGGGCACCATGGTGGTGCAGATCCTGCGGCTGCGCCCACACGCCCAGAAGTGGCCCCACGTGCTGACCCTGCTGGGCCTCAGTCTGGTCCTCGGCCTGCCCTGGGCCATGGTcttcttctcctttgcttctggCACCTTCAAGCTTGTCGTCCTCTACTTCTTCAGCATCATCACCTCCTTCCAAG GCTTCCTCATTTTCCTCTGGTACTGGTCCATGCGCCTGCAGGCCCGGGGTGGGCCTTCCCCTCTGAAGAGCAACTCAGACAGTGCCAGGCTCCCCATCAGCTCCGGCAGCACCTCGTCCAGCCGCATCTAG